Part of the Apostichopus japonicus isolate 1M-3 chromosome 13, ASM3797524v1, whole genome shotgun sequence genome is shown below.
AGCTGTTAGTTGCGTTGTTTTGCCACTGGTTGTGAACTGTGGAAATACGCCTGTTCTTCATCTGTCTGAGAAAATGAGTGTAAGTTAACAGCAAACCATTAAAACTGCAACCTAGCAAGACCAACTGACGTATTAGATATTACCAGTTCGCATTAACAGTTAAGTAAAGGTAAGTATTCTAAATTAATTTCCCCATGAAACATCTGATTTGCATTGGCCCCAGCTCTTAATGAATGTATAACCTATTGGGCCCAAGTTAGTCCTAAGGCCGTACAGTAGTTAACAAGGTTTGCATGATGTAGTTTATGTTCTACCTCGAGTTCTAGTATGGGCCTAGACCTATGCTATATATAATCCATGTGGGTGAAGCCTTACATAAGACCAAACCTACTAataaaagatacacatttaatCGTAAGATATGCCTAATTGAGTCATATTAAGTTAGACTAGTCTAGCTAGACCTAAGTACCTTGCAGAATGCAATGTGGCAACTTGAAATCTTATCTTGGGAGACTCCTGTTTTAAACTACTGTATAAAGTAAGGCCAATGTGTAAATTTAAAATCAGGGAATTCTCTATTGTTTCAATTGACTGCAAAGCCATTGTTTCAAAAGGGCAAGTTGGTGAATTATACGGCATTCAGCAATGACTCCCTTGCGATTGCCCCAGCAATACCTTGGATTACTGGTTAATTTTCTCCATTAGTGACAGTTTAATCAACGATTTCAGAATGTATGTTTGCAAATTGATCAATTTAAATGAAGAATAACGCATACGTAACTTATGCAGCTCTTATATGTGGCACGTTGCATCCCACAATTAGTGCAAGAACTGTATTGTTTTGCAAgggggtcaaaggttatttggggtcagcagagggcaaaatcCAGAACCTGAAAATCAAAGGAGATCATATGCATGGTAGATTAGCCTTATGTAGTGTAAAGTTTATACACcatttggtgtaggtcagagttcaaaacttgaaacatgatatctccagaTAGGAAAATTTATAGGCTCTCATATCTTACATGTGGCTTCCCTAtgatgagtacaagaaccctattgtttggtggaggtcaaaggtcatttagggtcatcaaaggtcactCTCTGCAAAGCCTAATAAACAcataccttgtaaacacgatatcccaagATATGTTACCTTACAAAGCGCATGCATGTTTGGCATGTGTCTTTCTTGTAGTGAGAACAAGAACTATTAGTTtggttggaggtcaaaggtcatttggggtcagcagaggtccaaATATCAAAAGTACTTTATTTTGACAACTTTAACTTCAACGGATTATACATGCATGGTAGATTACCCTAATGATAAGTTTTTAAATTGCTCCACAAGTTGGAGGGCCTATAGGTGAACGCTCATTAAAGGTTTGCAGAAGTCTCACCCTACGGAATTTCTAAAGGTCAGGTCTCAATGAAGATGTGAAACTTATGCTGATGTGACTTCCCCATATGTAGTAGTTCTAACCTCTGTGCTGTtttaggtggaggtcaaaggtcggctTATGCACATGCAGTACATTGAACTTCAGCCAGGGTTAGCTTGCAAACTCCTCTTGTTCTAcacatatataatgtatttaaaggcaagtaGCCTATGGGAGGGGTTTCTATCTGGTAAATGCATATAATGGATGCAAATGTTTGTAAACTATATATTCCTGTGGTACTGTAGATACATATATTCAGACAGCGCACGAATCTTCGTTCACAGTGTTAGTCCTACAGACAGACTTAAAGCTGATCATGACTACAATAAACCACAACAAGAAACCTGTTGTTCAGATAACCAGAATACAAAAGTTTTCTGCTGCTCATCGACTGCACAGGTAAAGTTTGTCTAATGTGGAAGAAAAGAACATGTATGTAATTTTGTACATCTTGATCAATTGTTATATTTGATAAGGACAAACATCAAGCACAATTATTTATGGACTGTGGCATCAAATCTTGATGCCCAAATTTGAGTAGACAGTGTTGCTTACCAGTGTACACCATGTGATTGATCTTGCAACATGAATGAGTTAGCAAGTAACAGTAATTGAGGCAGACTTTACAGATGTTAGACTGACATTGACAATATCAGCCAACACAACGAATGTACTGCATACCAATAATCAGTGAAACACTAATTATAATGATATGTCAAcaagtttttcacaaaattttgaGATGGCCACCAGGGCAtggttttactttttttggTGTTTATAAAAGCATGTCCACCTAACCATATTTTAGTATCAACTTAATTACTGCCTATATAGTATTTGAGCAAAATTGGCATTTCCCAGGACAATTTGATGACTTGCTATGGACAGGTCAATCCTGTTTACAGTGGCTGTAGATCACAcatgtaaagtatatattttgtttgtttccccaccccactccactccaccccctccccatagtCAGCAATGACAGGCAATAATAAAATACCTGTGAGTTCTGTCACTGAACTATTTATATCGTCCTTGACCTCATTctgttaagtttttttttaaatggcctTTCTATGACATTGTTTGCCAAAGAGATGAAACCAGCCATGTTTCTTTTATTTAGTCCTCATCTCACAGATGAAGAAAACAAGACCCTCTTTGGAAAGTGCAACCATCCTAACGGTCACGGCCACAACTACAAAGGTAGAGTTTCTACAGTACTTCCTGCATGCTTAAAGTTGttgaaattaaacaaagaaatcTTGCAAATAACTTTACTTCAAAATCAactgttatcatattttttgtgtattttctccCTCTTATTTTAACATATAAGAGTCAGAGATGAAAGAGCCAGATCAAGACATTGTAGAACTTTATGTTACCTGTTAATGTGAAGTTTTATTTAGAATTACAGCTGCAATAAACTGATTCTAGAAATGATGTGCTTTATGCTAACCCTCCatatcctcccctcccccccccccccatggtaACAATAAGTTGTGAGACAGTGAATGTGCGAAAAAATCTCATGCAGTGaaaattttctttcagtttgcAAACTTTGTATGTGTTTGCAAACCTGCAACCTGACAGCCATTTTTactgggttttttttatttactaaaCTAAACAATACTTTTGATTGACAAACACTAATTAGACAAACACTAATTTGTAGCTCTATAAACCCTAAGAAAGAATCAATGGTTTGCATTGACACTTGTGTACACTTGTGTACACTTGTGTACACATGTTCATGTGTTGGCTGTTAAGAGTGGACATTGCAACCCACCCCCggcccctccaccccctcccaaaCAGCAGCAGATCTGTTTATCTCCCGAAAATAACAAGACTTTTCTTAGCAAATTCAGGGAGCTGTACATGCATAGATCTCTGTGATAAGGTAGCATTGATGGTTGGATTCGCTCGCAACCCTCACATAAATACCCTCATAAATATATGACATGTGCTCATTTACCAACATCACACAATACCTGCAAAGAGAGTTCAATAAACTGTATCACAAGAACTAATAACCGCATAATTTATCCAAAACGTCCAAGCATGACTGATTGATATGCCTTCCTTGATACATAATGTGAGGCTGCTGTATATCAGTTGTTGTGTTATGCAATGGTTTGCTGGTACCTACAGTAAATGGGCTCATTCCCTTAGAAGCTGAATGGAAACTTCACGCACCGtgttacatactgtatatgtaacTGTGTTTGAAAAGTTGCGGCCACTGTTTCAAATGTTGCTTAAATGGAATCTACACAACCTCAACCAAAAAACTTCCAAACTTCATACATTTCTttaaaagaacataaaaatatgctcaagatTAGCATAATTGAGATGTTACTGTAAATTCAATCCTCTATGTAGTTATAATGTATTGTGACGTTTTGCATATATACATTGATATCTACGTATTAAAACGATGGAGACGATCAGTGTTTTGCTCATATTTGTTACAGACTTACAGTTGTCAGTGATTTAAGTCATATTCAAGAATACTCAGTGCTCGCCCTATTTAGTTACTTAGTACTCATCTTATTTATTCAAGATTACTTAGTACTCGTCCTATTTATTGAAGATTACTCAGTACTCGTCCTATTTATTCAAGATTACTTAGTACACATCTTATTTAGTCAAGATGGCTCAGTACTCATCATATTTATTCAAGATTACTTTAGTACTCATCCTGATAATTAAAGATTGCTCTTTACTCGTCCTATTTATCCAAGATTAATGAGTACTAAGTCATCTTGAATAAACAGGACTCGTCCTATTTTTTCAAGATTACTAAAGCTATCTTGCTTTATGCTCCTAAATGCTGTACATTGCATTCCTATATCTTTAGTATTTACTTTTAACTGCATATATACTGTGACCATGTCGTATTTTAACATAGTTATATTAAGTATGGAAGTTGATTACACTTAAAACAGAGTTAAtcacaaaaatacattttttatttccaCAGCTGAAATAACATTGAGAGGACCAGTGAGtttgaattttaattttgttttacttcctttctttgtttcattctcatttttttctctatatTATTTCAgcatttaaatatattaataaaatagttGTAAATAAACGAAACAGGTACAGATTGAAAACAAATGATGATAAACGGTGGTTGGCGACGACTAAGTGTTACATTGTACTGTTGGGTGCAAGTGAGAAACAACATAGAAATCATGCTCTGTTTAATGTATGCAATTCTGAACTCTACTGAAAAGGGTTTCTTGATGTGACTATAGATACAATACTATAGTAGCTGCAGTCAAATGCTGAAAATTCCTTGATTTCATCATTCAACCATAATCCATGGATTTGAAAGCAGGAAGGTAGCATTCAATTTTTTCGTCTCATATGGGTTACCAATTGCAATGGCATTACAACTTCCCTTCatcactgattttttttttagccaagTATggaaataaatggaatgttttcatatttagaaGTGTGAGGATGTGTATGTCAGCACCAGGGGGTTGTTTAATCTTCTCTGTAGAAAGTTATTACTTGAGTAACTAAATTTCAAAAGTGAAGTGACTCTTGAAATAAAGGCTTCTTCCATACTGTATAGAGGTAATACAGTGACATGAATCAATGACTCAACTCAATGTAATCACTGACATCTACCTTTAAGTTAAGTGACCTGTTACAACTCTGCGGGTAAAGCATCATAACTTTGTATTAATTAAACCAACCTTTCCCTGCGTCTCCCACGTAATAGACATGACTGAAGCTGTAATAATTATTTGAGAATCTTTTGAAACCCCTTTTTGTTTTCCTTACAGGTCGATCCACGGTCAGGGATGCTCTGTAACATTGCAGATTTAAAGATATGGATAGAGGTAGGTTTTTTGTCCTGAAAAGACTTTGTCACCGTTCACATTTTTTCTGTCCGGCCGATGACCggtcattgttgcacactgcAGTCTGCCGAGGAGGCATTCAAGAGTGTCATTATAAACCTGTGTGATTTAATAGCGATTGCTGTATATTTTCAGTAGTTTGCTGGTACCTGTGGGTCTTCTGTCATAAAGATGTGTATTCAATGTTCACTATGCCCAAGATTTGATTACAAGATGACTCAGCAGAAATAAAGTTGAGGGTATGTGTTTCTTGAAGGTATTAATAAAAATTCAACCAAGAAGGCGGCTTTAGATTGGACCAATCACGAGAGTGATGCCAATCATTTAAATCTTTTTTTAGAAAATGAAAGCATGGTATGACTGTTCTTGTAATTATAACCTGGAGGTAAATGACCTAAAAGATATCATTGCTGCCAATGTCATGTAGGAATCGATATATGTAGTCTGGTTAGTACATGAGTATCTTGACACTGTAGTTGGACAACTTTAAGCTGCTGCAAGGCTTCATGCAGAGGAGATGCTATTCCTGCTATTGTCATTAATATGATTACAAGGTAGTAGGAAATGGCTTTCCACAATACATCTGTTGCATGTGTTGTGCACTGCACAATTTTGTCATAAGTGGAAGAGGAACATAGTTCCTTCCTATGATGCTGGTGTTATTTCCTTTATCAGatgcactgtacatgtataaacCATACGTCCacttattttacaaatttatttgtgTAACTATTCAATGAAACGTTCCATAAGAAAGCTACAGTATGAAGTTTGCCTTCCATACTCAAGGTGCTGTTAGCTGGTAGTTAGGTTCACAAGGTTTATGGCAAAATTAAGCAACTGACCTGATTCAGCATTTGAAATTCATTCATGTAATTATTGCAAAGTTCCATAGAATTCTAGGAAATTCTCTTCCTACCTAAAAATTTTCTGATTGGCAGTTGTCATTGCTTTGAATCAAACTGGACTTGTGGAAGTTGTAAACATCTTTTGTGAAACTAATAAATTGAAGGGTATGATTTGTGCTAAAATTATGTGCAAGGCGACAGGCAATTGGTTGTATACATTACTAACTAAACTAAAACCAATATTACACTCGCACATTCAATGGGAACACTAAAACTTGAATCGAAAGAAAGATAAATAACTGCAAAGTACAAAGCAGTGTTCATGTAGGACAAGTTTTGATTTAGCCAAAGCACATGAAAAATTTAATATCTTTAGTACCATTAATAGCTAGTCTAAGGAGTCACTGCACATGAAATTTAATGttctttttctatatttttagGAAGCTATTATGAAACCAATGGATCACAAACATTTAGACATGGACGTGGAATGGTTTAAGACAAACCCAAGCACAATGGAAAATATCGCAGTCTTTGTTTGGCAACAGTTAACTTCAGTCATGACTATGCCAGAGCTGTTACAAGGAGTGAAAATCTGGGAAACTGACAATCACTTTGCGATTTACAAAGGTGAAGTAGTGACCAGTTAACGAAGCAAAGGTTTGAGAATAATCGCTTAAAGGATGAAGGATATTTATGTTGATGAAGTCTGAAGATGGGAATATCTGTCGACAACCAAGAGGAGGGAAGAGTCAGATGTTTGCTATAAACAGTGAACTCGCCAAAGAGGCCGCTACAAATTGGCTTTTCTAAGGTCTGGGAactaaaagaacaaaaatattcTGGGGAGAACCATTTTATTACTATTTTCCCAAATTATACAATGTTGTTCCTTACCGTCAGTGATGGTACTCGAGGGTTCCCCTGGGATTTCACGGGTGAGAGGCTGTAACTGGTTTGTGACACTGGAAGGAGTGAGCAtaccaggggtgggggggttggggtcTGGGGGCATAGTCACCCACAAAATTTTGTTAAACATTGTTAAAATGTCCATAGCCCTAACAATAAATTAGATGAAAATGCTATGTTAAATAGGTAGTAGAACTATGTCAGATGATGATTGGTTAAAATAGTTGGGTTGCAAtcattgccttttttttttccttctctgaAAGAGTGAGGCGGCGATGTCGATAACATTCTTGTGAGGCGGTCGCAAAAACATAAAGGTGACCACCTCACAAAATGAATACCAGGGGTTAACAGGAACAATGGTACTCTTCATTAATACATGTTCCTGCCACCATCCACTTATCCAAACTTGTACTCTTTGTAAGGAATAAATGTTGCATCAAGGAAGCATTTTTGAGGACACATTGTGGTACGGTAGAGGTAAATACTTCTGAAATGTTCTTGCAACCGGCCACCCACCCTTAAAAGAGTTTTTGTACAAAAAAACGGGTTCGGAGGTACAGGTAGGGTGAGAGGGTGGTACATTATGGTTATTGAAGTATTCCAcaatggggtggggagggggttagcAGAAGACACCATTTTACTCTGGAGAAAAGTCACAAGAattaaaaatttgatttgataGCAGTTAGTTTATTGTGTAACTGCATTTAAACTGCAATATCGAACAAACACATCTATGcacgaaaaaacaaaacatagaaCATTTAAATGGGGGGACAttcatttacaaaaatatttacTAGAGCACCAAAAAAATATCTGAATATAGTTTGTGGTTCCTTAATGTGTGTTCTGGCATTGAAACAATTGGaccaaaaacatgtttgtttcgACTATTTGTTTCGATTTATTTCGACTTTTCTTCATGTGTGCTCTGTTGTTCAAGCTGAATTGGTCCAGTCTTTTCTTCGCCTTTAAGGCTACCTTCGATGACCTCAGACCCTTTGGTGTCACCTTGGAGTTTCTTTCCTCTGGTCTTTTTCTGTAGGGAGGATAAAAGTAGGAACTGTTAAGTATGTTGGTATATCACCCCTCTAAATTTCATTGTTAGTTTTGTAAC
Proteins encoded:
- the LOC139979119 gene encoding 6-pyruvoyl tetrahydrobiopterin synthase-like; amino-acid sequence: MTTINHNKKPVVQITRIQKFSAAHRLHSPHLTDEENKTLFGKCNHPNGHGHNYKAEITLRGPVDPRSGMLCNIADLKIWIEEAIMKPMDHKHLDMDVEWFKTNPSTMENIAVFVWQQLTSVMTMPELLQGVKIWETDNHFAIYKGEVVTS